Proteins encoded by one window of Paenibacillus urinalis:
- a CDS encoding glycosyltransferase family 4 protein — protein sequence MRIAIFTDTFLPEVNGVANTLGRWVEYLRARSIPVLVFAPQHGSLVKTDGGHVERFFSLPLIFYPECKLALPGRMRTERILHNFQPTLIHVATPAAIGLLGAGYAAKHGIPLVASYHTHFDQYLKHYKLAWMEQALWKYMQWFHRNCERIYAPSESTKLKLEEKGMKHVEIWSRGIDAQQFRPAVSAEERASLLRNRGLDPELTYMLYVGRLAPEKNIEHLINSFASLPSRILDKSRLLIAGDGPLYGLSPSIPHNLSEEHIQWLGYLRGNELQDIYTMSDLFVFPSSTETFGNVILEAMASGLPVIAAGAGGVLDIIQHEKTGILCPPEEPASMVNAIIHLYDHPDISKRLGEAGREYSLNRSWIPILDHLLSSYDQVIAEFSKENMSRSPQKKVK from the coding sequence ATGCGGATTGCTATATTTACGGACACATTTTTACCCGAGGTCAACGGAGTGGCAAATACACTTGGCAGATGGGTTGAATATTTACGAGCACGCTCGATCCCTGTTCTTGTGTTCGCTCCACAGCATGGCAGCCTCGTGAAGACAGATGGCGGTCATGTCGAGCGATTCTTCAGTCTTCCGCTGATTTTTTATCCAGAATGTAAGCTGGCTCTGCCCGGTCGTATGCGAACAGAGCGAATTCTCCACAATTTTCAGCCCACACTGATTCATGTCGCTACTCCTGCCGCTATAGGTCTGCTCGGAGCAGGATATGCTGCCAAGCACGGTATACCTCTAGTGGCATCCTACCATACCCACTTTGATCAATATTTGAAGCACTACAAGTTAGCTTGGATGGAGCAAGCGCTGTGGAAGTATATGCAGTGGTTTCATCGGAACTGTGAACGAATCTATGCCCCTTCGGAGTCCACGAAGCTCAAGCTTGAGGAAAAAGGAATGAAGCATGTAGAAATTTGGAGCAGAGGAATTGATGCGCAGCAGTTTCGTCCAGCGGTGTCTGCTGAGGAACGAGCAAGTCTTCTTCGTAACCGTGGATTGGATCCGGAGCTGACCTATATGCTGTATGTCGGACGACTGGCTCCCGAGAAAAATATCGAACACTTAATCAACAGCTTCGCTTCTCTGCCCTCCCGTATCCTGGATAAGTCCCGCCTCCTCATTGCAGGAGATGGTCCCCTGTATGGACTCTCCCCCTCAATACCCCACAACCTTTCAGAGGAGCACATCCAGTGGCTGGGATATTTGCGAGGAAATGAGCTTCAAGATATCTACACCATGTCTGATTTATTCGTTTTTCCTTCATCTACGGAGACGTTTGGCAACGTCATTCTTGAAGCAATGGCTAGCGGTCTCCCTGTTATTGCAGCCGGTGCAGGCGGAGTTCTAGACATCATTCAGCATGAAAAGACGGGCATACTGTGCCCGCCGGAAGAGCCTGCTTCGATGGTAAACGCAATCATCCATCTCTATGATCATCCTGATATAAGCAAGAGATTAGGGGAAGCAGGGAGAGAGTACAGTCTGAATCGTTCCTGGATTCCAATATTGGATCATCTGCTCAGCAGCTACGATCAGGTCATTGCTGAATTCTCGAAGGAGAATATGAGCAGATCACCGCAGAAAAAGGTTAAATGA
- a CDS encoding sensor histidine kinase, which yields MIRYSLFTKIVLLIIIMLIPVVFLYSYSNKMATDTVVSELNKSSSNQLAFFQSQVNTSIEELSSWTNLLIHDPDIESFKDIYMDSDYLNLDLINQVKRVQNKLSIQESSSNWRSSLTFYSPSMERMITEGNARRYDSDELREEIKPGWQVEKVQRLNSEQYLFSWYTVSPYSVQDPAKANSIVKIEFDSTNIQDMLDKFKSNGRRDPFYYKPGTGVIYNRTQDIAQSAKLLTQLKFPEMNDVDYRTVEVDGHIYSVHTVLSQATGWYLVDYIPLTDVLAPIEKSNQLFYGAVGSLLLMSFLAAYLLYVQVQIPVKGLIRGFQRLKMGDYSVRVVPKGRNEFSFLSERFNSMVEQIQELFENVYLEQIQVKEARLKQLQSQINPHFFYNCFSFITSMAKLGKMDAVVAMSHNLSRYYRYTTRQEKELVTLKEEMDFVVAYLKIQKMRMNRIDYVIEIPDELLDQTIPPLVIQPLVENAVIHGIERSPDAGFIRIGACQDPNGMMRIVVEDDGLGISESRLQDLRERLTKPMDENSGCGLWNVNQRMQLRYGDSSYLSVDTSAMGGFRASIQWENTSRYERNDHNDGHLVG from the coding sequence ATGATCAGATATTCCTTGTTTACGAAGATTGTATTGCTGATTATTATCATGCTTATTCCTGTCGTGTTTCTGTACAGCTATTCCAACAAAATGGCAACCGATACCGTCGTCAGTGAGCTGAACAAATCCAGCAGTAATCAGCTTGCCTTTTTTCAAAGTCAGGTTAATACGAGTATTGAAGAGTTATCTTCCTGGACGAATCTGCTAATCCATGATCCCGACATTGAGAGCTTCAAAGATATTTATATGGACAGCGATTATTTGAATTTAGACCTCATTAATCAGGTCAAACGGGTACAGAACAAGCTGAGTATTCAGGAGAGCTCGTCCAATTGGCGAAGCAGTCTTACTTTTTATTCCCCCTCTATGGAGAGGATGATTACGGAAGGCAATGCCAGGCGGTACGATTCGGACGAGCTGAGAGAAGAGATTAAGCCAGGGTGGCAGGTAGAGAAGGTGCAGCGGCTCAACAGTGAGCAGTATCTTTTTTCCTGGTACACGGTTTCTCCCTATTCGGTTCAGGATCCTGCGAAGGCAAACAGTATCGTTAAGATCGAATTTGACAGCACGAATATACAGGATATGCTGGACAAGTTTAAGAGTAATGGAAGAAGAGATCCCTTCTATTACAAACCGGGCACCGGTGTTATCTATAACCGAACGCAGGATATTGCACAGAGTGCCAAGCTTCTCACTCAGCTGAAATTTCCCGAGATGAATGATGTCGATTACCGGACGGTAGAGGTGGATGGTCACATCTATAGTGTGCACACGGTATTATCCCAAGCTACAGGATGGTACCTGGTGGATTATATCCCTCTAACGGATGTGCTTGCACCGATCGAGAAGTCCAATCAGTTATTCTACGGGGCCGTAGGGAGTCTATTGCTTATGAGCTTCTTGGCTGCTTACTTGCTGTACGTACAGGTCCAAATTCCCGTTAAAGGACTGATTCGCGGGTTTCAGCGGCTGAAGATGGGGGACTATTCGGTGCGAGTGGTACCCAAGGGAAGGAATGAATTCAGCTTCCTGTCAGAACGCTTCAATTCCATGGTGGAGCAGATCCAGGAGCTGTTTGAGAATGTATATCTGGAGCAAATTCAAGTAAAAGAAGCTAGGCTGAAGCAGCTGCAGTCTCAGATTAATCCCCATTTCTTTTATAACTGCTTCTCCTTCATTACAAGTATGGCCAAGCTCGGTAAGATGGACGCAGTTGTAGCCATGTCTCATAATCTATCCCGTTATTATCGGTATACCACCCGGCAGGAGAAGGAGCTGGTCACTCTAAAGGAAGAGATGGATTTTGTAGTCGCATATCTCAAGATACAGAAGATGCGCATGAATCGCATTGACTATGTGATCGAGATTCCAGACGAGCTGCTGGATCAGACCATTCCACCATTAGTGATTCAGCCGCTTGTAGAGAATGCTGTCATTCACGGCATTGAACGGTCCCCGGATGCCGGGTTTATACGCATCGGGGCTTGTCAGGATCCGAACGGAATGATGCGAATTGTAGTTGAGGATGACGGGCTCGGTATTTCTGAGAGCAGACTTCAGGATTTGAGGGAACGCCTGACGAAGCCGATGGATGAGAACTCGGGCTGCGGATTGTGGAATGTAAATCAACGAATGCAGTTAAGGTACGGAGACAGCAGTTATTTGTCCGTTGATACATCCGCGATGGGCGGGTTCAGGGCAAGCATTCAATGGGAGAATACGAGTAGATATGAAAGGAACGATCATAATGATGGACATCTTGTTGGTTGA
- a CDS encoding DUF1796 family putative cysteine peptidase, whose product MCTDGQSNDVDIQEYDAVFSLGSNCQTAYQLRRLSLRREAGPLDWFVSKNIDQLIRLIDARFAEFMDLGNLEKISAFRTCYCVRDTRYGILSYHDFPITAKEADWALAYPEFKSKLIRRTERMLQAWEAGERLLFVRVNGGQDDGDRLYYSLKKQVKHSFDLIVIDTLADENAPVTRWVEPSGCIRYSIPKGNDWRGSDKAWNKLLESIRLRHCLSD is encoded by the coding sequence TTGTGCACAGATGGTCAATCCAATGACGTGGACATACAGGAATATGATGCCGTGTTTAGTCTTGGATCCAATTGCCAGACTGCTTATCAGCTGAGAAGATTATCGCTTCGCCGGGAAGCAGGTCCACTCGACTGGTTTGTATCCAAAAACATAGATCAGCTCATCAGATTGATAGACGCCAGGTTTGCAGAATTTATGGACTTAGGCAATCTGGAGAAGATAAGTGCATTTAGGACTTGCTACTGTGTGCGTGACACAAGATATGGAATTTTGTCCTATCATGATTTCCCGATTACCGCGAAGGAAGCGGATTGGGCACTGGCATATCCTGAATTCAAGTCTAAGCTTATTCGGAGGACGGAACGAATGCTGCAGGCATGGGAGGCAGGGGAGAGGCTCCTGTTTGTTCGTGTCAATGGTGGACAAGATGATGGTGATCGACTGTATTATAGTCTAAAGAAACAAGTCAAGCATTCCTTTGATTTGATTGTTATTGATACGCTGGCCGATGAGAATGCACCTGTGACCAGATGGGTCGAACCTTCTGGATGCATCAGGTATTCCATCCCAAAGGGTAACGACTGGCGCGGATCTGATAAGGCATGGAACAAGCTTCTCGAGTCCATCAGGCTAAGACATTGTCTTAGCGATTAA
- a CDS encoding response regulator has protein sequence MKGTIIMMDILLVDDESYVTESLEATIPWEEMGIRHVYRTDSAAGALQLLQSHPVDILVTDIRMPGMDGLELIEKASERWPEIRSILLTGYSDFQYAKKAIQLQAQDYILKPVDDEEFIKSVNQTVEAIKEREKETDKYHQLMYQRKSDYVLLRENMLQGLLLGTPHTLSRVKQQLQDYEIPLQTDVESIMILVQLNQGFMDLDPKSRVLIEYAIGNISEEILGMNYKVWQGRTPHHCLAVLIQTDNTSGLEMEMEDKDRRQLHSLLRTFQENVRQYLHGDVSVIISSSFQFPNDTSTVYHHMLNSMYLASTDEGAAVLYSPQDESRSLSGASKEVFSLLYKPPVLQQLIELGQWESVREKLSEVFDVIDRYPVSREHMYEIYLAIINACLYITHRTEFRISELDVHGMEPHHVERLIQYPAELRNYTYRILDKLEEQQQEKPPSKGHIVKQVKDLVASEYGYELTVKIIADRVFLHPVYLSKVFKAETGEGLSEYLIRIRLEKALYLLKHTNKKIYEITSELGYQNPQYFSKLFKKHFGMSPNEFREQ, from the coding sequence ATGAAAGGAACGATCATAATGATGGACATCTTGTTGGTTGATGATGAAAGCTATGTTACGGAGAGTCTGGAGGCAACCATTCCATGGGAGGAGATGGGCATCAGGCATGTGTATAGAACAGATTCGGCGGCAGGAGCACTTCAGTTGCTGCAAAGCCATCCCGTAGATATATTGGTGACAGACATTCGAATGCCTGGAATGGATGGTCTTGAGCTGATTGAGAAGGCGAGTGAGAGATGGCCGGAAATACGATCTATTCTTCTTACAGGATACAGTGACTTTCAATATGCCAAAAAAGCGATTCAATTACAGGCTCAAGATTACATACTTAAGCCAGTAGATGATGAGGAATTTATAAAAAGTGTGAATCAGACAGTTGAGGCTATCAAAGAAAGAGAAAAGGAAACGGATAAATACCATCAGCTCATGTATCAGCGCAAATCGGATTATGTCCTGCTTCGGGAAAATATGCTGCAGGGCCTGCTGCTCGGGACACCACATACCTTGTCGCGGGTCAAGCAGCAGCTGCAGGATTATGAAATACCTCTGCAGACAGATGTTGAGTCCATCATGATCCTGGTTCAGCTGAATCAAGGATTTATGGATCTGGATCCCAAATCCCGGGTGCTTATTGAATATGCGATCGGTAACATATCAGAAGAGATACTCGGCATGAATTATAAAGTATGGCAGGGAAGAACACCTCATCACTGCTTGGCTGTACTCATTCAGACAGATAATACCTCCGGCTTAGAGATGGAGATGGAAGATAAAGACCGAAGACAGCTTCATTCGCTTCTAAGGACTTTTCAAGAGAATGTCAGGCAGTACTTACACGGAGATGTATCCGTTATTATAAGCTCCAGCTTCCAGTTTCCGAATGATACCAGCACGGTCTATCACCACATGCTAAATTCGATGTACCTGGCCAGCACGGATGAAGGAGCAGCGGTTCTGTATTCTCCTCAGGATGAGTCTAGATCTCTTTCAGGCGCTTCCAAAGAAGTGTTTAGCCTGCTGTACAAGCCGCCTGTCCTTCAGCAGCTGATTGAGCTTGGGCAATGGGAGTCTGTACGGGAGAAGCTGTCCGAAGTATTTGATGTTATCGATCGCTATCCCGTTTCCAGAGAGCATATGTATGAAATTTATCTGGCGATCATAAACGCCTGCTTGTATATCACACACCGGACTGAATTTCGGATCAGCGAGCTGGATGTACATGGCATGGAGCCCCATCATGTGGAGAGGCTGATTCAGTATCCGGCAGAGCTTCGAAATTATACGTATCGAATTCTTGATAAGCTGGAAGAGCAGCAGCAGGAAAAGCCACCGTCCAAGGGACATATTGTCAAGCAAGTCAAGGATCTGGTCGCATCCGAATATGGCTATGAGCTGACCGTAAAGATTATAGCAGACCGGGTCTTTCTGCATCCGGTGTATTTGTCCAAAGTATTTAAGGCAGAGACGGGCGAAGGCTTAAGTGAATACTTGATTCGAATTCGACTGGAGAAGGCGCTGTACCTGCTGAAGCACACGAACAAGAAAATTTACGAGATCACTTCTGAACTCGGATACCAGAATCCGCAGTACTTCAGCAAATTGTTTAAAAAGCATTTTGGCATGTCACCAAACGAATTTCGGGAGCAATAA
- a CDS encoding ornithine--oxo-acid transaminase, protein MKFSSQEIMNKTERFGAHNYHPLPIVIQQAEGVWVTDPDGHRYMDMLSGYSALNQGHRHPRIIAALKQQADEVTLTSRAFYNAPLAELMELLSGFTGKQMVLPMNTGAEAVETAVKAARRWGYEVKGISYNQAEIIVCEGNFHGRTTTITSFSSDPYYQKDFGPFTPGFRIIPYGDMTALTSAINQNTAAFLVEPIQGEAGIQIPPEGYLTEVRRLCSEQNVLLMADEIQTGFGRTGRRFACDWEQVVPDIYIMGKALGGGVLPVSAVAADESILGLFEPGSHGSTFGGNPLASRVAIEALKVTEDEKLADRSFVLGNRMLHRLKQITSKDIKEVRGRGLFIGIELRTPARPYCERLMQQGLLCKETHDTVIRFAPPLIITDQELEWAIQRIEQVFT, encoded by the coding sequence ATGAAGTTTTCTTCACAAGAAATCATGAACAAGACGGAACGGTTTGGAGCCCATAACTATCATCCACTGCCCATAGTTATTCAACAAGCAGAGGGGGTATGGGTCACAGATCCCGATGGGCATCGCTATATGGATATGCTGAGTGGATATTCGGCATTGAACCAGGGACATCGTCACCCGCGCATCATAGCTGCTCTGAAACAGCAAGCCGATGAAGTCACTCTTACATCACGGGCGTTCTATAATGCGCCTTTGGCAGAGCTTATGGAGCTATTAAGCGGATTTACGGGGAAGCAAATGGTCTTACCGATGAATACAGGAGCAGAGGCGGTCGAAACGGCTGTCAAGGCAGCAAGACGCTGGGGATATGAAGTGAAGGGGATCTCTTATAATCAGGCAGAGATTATTGTCTGCGAAGGGAATTTTCATGGCAGAACGACGACGATCACCTCCTTTTCCTCCGATCCTTATTATCAAAAAGACTTTGGACCATTTACACCGGGATTCCGGATCATACCTTATGGTGACATGACTGCTTTAACGTCTGCCATCAATCAGAACACGGCTGCGTTCTTGGTTGAACCTATTCAAGGGGAAGCTGGAATCCAGATCCCTCCAGAAGGCTATCTGACAGAGGTTCGCAGGCTGTGCAGTGAGCAGAACGTGCTTCTCATGGCAGATGAAATACAGACCGGATTCGGAAGAACCGGGCGAAGATTTGCCTGCGATTGGGAGCAGGTCGTCCCGGATATTTACATTATGGGAAAGGCGCTTGGCGGAGGTGTGCTGCCTGTATCGGCTGTAGCGGCGGATGAATCGATTCTTGGATTATTTGAACCTGGTTCGCATGGTTCAACCTTCGGAGGAAATCCGCTTGCGAGCAGGGTTGCTATAGAAGCACTTAAGGTAACAGAAGACGAGAAGCTCGCGGACCGTTCTTTTGTACTTGGAAATCGAATGCTGCACAGGTTGAAGCAGATCACGTCCAAAGATATTAAAGAGGTAAGGGGAAGAGGGCTGTTCATTGGAATTGAACTAAGAACACCTGCGCGGCCCTATTGTGAGAGGTTAATGCAGCAAGGACTGCTCTGCAAGGAAACACATGATACCGTCATTCGGTTTGCCCCACCGCTGATCATTACGGATCAAGAACTGGAATGGGCGATCCAGCGAATAGAGCAAGTGTTTACGTAA
- a CDS encoding YwbE family protein, protein MNGNHRADIKPGLEVDIVLKQDQRTGKLTRGRVKDILTNSPNHPHGIKVRLQSGEVGRVKHIIQP, encoded by the coding sequence ATGAATGGTAATCATCGTGCAGACATCAAGCCAGGTCTTGAAGTCGATATTGTGTTGAAGCAGGATCAGAGAACAGGCAAGCTCACCAGGGGAAGGGTAAAGGATATTTTGACGAATTCACCAAATCATCCGCATGGCATTAAAGTTCGCCTGCAAAGTGGAGAAGTAGGCAGAGTTAAACATATCATTCAGCCTTAA